The following proteins are co-located in the Sandaracinaceae bacterium genome:
- a CDS encoding outer membrane protein transport protein codes for MIQTRTIVAALAWLLPLTTALTVARATPTEQIGFGTRGPGMGNAMVAGPDALGAPIYNPAAGVHGTGSYEFSLGYSYAELSIDVNGRDPNTLPVRGFSLAGAVPFDIGRAHMAFNLAAYVPDQFLLRAHTVPGTEQRLVMWDNGPHRLVINATLAVRLASWLSVGFGASILGAVRGNQVDFQLDADPAGTRAESTLSIDYPILAAPVVGVMVTPIPELRLGARFTDELALTVQLNVLATVRVPGTPVDGDFNFRFRGPSGFTPRELVIGGSGDIGRFTLSAELAWQQWSRVDQLTALVLVDVNLGAPVPTTSFMEPDPGLRNTWTPRLGVEYRHPLAEGRELQLRAGYWFSQTPVPLQTGVTNYADANRHAGTVGGTYSFDVSGTRVGLEGAFQLQYMERRVSPKDDPTSSGGDLSVGGPIYVLSLGARVSL; via the coding sequence ATGATCCAGACGCGCACCATCGTCGCCGCGCTGGCGTGGCTGCTCCCACTGACGACCGCGCTGACCGTCGCGCGCGCCACACCGACCGAGCAGATCGGCTTCGGCACGCGCGGCCCAGGCATGGGCAACGCGATGGTGGCTGGCCCAGACGCTCTCGGCGCGCCCATCTACAACCCCGCGGCAGGCGTCCATGGCACGGGCAGCTACGAGTTCAGCCTGGGCTACTCGTACGCCGAGCTCTCCATCGACGTGAACGGCCGCGACCCGAACACGCTCCCCGTCCGTGGCTTCTCGCTTGCGGGCGCCGTGCCGTTCGACATCGGCCGCGCACACATGGCGTTCAACCTGGCGGCCTACGTGCCCGACCAGTTCCTGCTGCGCGCGCACACCGTGCCCGGGACCGAGCAGCGCCTGGTGATGTGGGACAACGGCCCGCACCGCCTGGTCATCAACGCGACGCTGGCGGTGCGCCTCGCCAGCTGGCTGTCGGTGGGCTTCGGCGCATCCATCTTGGGCGCCGTGCGGGGCAACCAAGTCGACTTCCAGCTGGACGCGGACCCTGCCGGGACGCGCGCCGAGAGCACGCTCTCGATCGACTACCCCATCCTGGCCGCGCCCGTCGTCGGGGTGATGGTCACGCCCATCCCCGAGCTGCGCCTGGGGGCGCGCTTCACGGACGAGCTCGCGCTCACCGTGCAGCTGAACGTGCTCGCCACGGTGCGCGTCCCGGGCACGCCCGTGGACGGCGACTTCAACTTCCGGTTCCGCGGCCCGAGCGGCTTCACGCCCCGCGAGCTCGTCATCGGCGGCAGCGGCGACATCGGTCGCTTCACGCTGAGCGCGGAGCTGGCGTGGCAGCAGTGGTCACGCGTCGATCAGCTGACCGCGCTGGTGCTCGTCGACGTGAACCTGGGCGCGCCAGTGCCAACGACCTCGTTCATGGAGCCCGACCCCGGGCTCCGGAACACCTGGACGCCGCGCTTGGGTGTCGAGTACCGGCACCCCCTGGCCGAGGGGCGTGAGCTCCAGCTGCGCGCGGGCTACTGGTTCTCGCAGACGCCCGTTCCGCTGCAGACGGGCGTGACCAACTATGCGGACGCGAACCGACACGCGGGCACGGTGGGCGGGACCTACTCGTTCGACGTGTCCGGCACGCGCGTCGGCCTCGAAGGCGCGTTCCAGCTCCAGTACATGGAGCGGCGCGTGAGCCCCAAGGACGATCCCACCTCGTCGGGCGGAGACCTTTCGGTGGGGGGACCGATCTACGTGTTGTCGCTGGGCGCGAGGGTGTCGCTATGA